The proteins below come from a single Rosa rugosa chromosome 2, drRosRugo1.1, whole genome shotgun sequence genomic window:
- the LOC133730410 gene encoding uncharacterized protein LOC133730410, with product MGLDGIGHLYLPLGKSQSPSASPTPNFLGFEIICGLVIYKLHKLIFSDGDDVLGVETSDSTALFAIADRLAKLYDGDKVSVGLRIPDADTASPKQIDLVLKGEAVVIAVKNLSGFISVKPDGSWVSESITKHKADQHPDTVSHSNSSLFSLLPC from the exons ATGGGATTAGATGGGATTGGACATCTTTATCTA CCACTGGGCAAATCGCAATCTCCATCTGCCAGTCCAACCCCCAATTTTCTAGGGTTCGAAATCATCTGCGGGTTGGTGATTTACAAACTGCACAAGTTGATCTTCTCTGACGGCGACGACGTCTTGGGTGTCGAGACCTCTGATTCTACTGCTCTCTTCGCCATCGCTGACAGGCTCGCTAAGCTCTATGATGGCGACAAGGTCTCCGTTGGCCTCCGGATCCCCGACGCCGATACCGCTTCCCCTAAGCAAATCGATTTGGTTCTCAAAGG GGAGGCAGTGGTGATAGCCGTCAAGAACTTGTCAGGATTCATCTCCGTCAAGCCCGATGGCAGCTGGGTTTCTGAGAGCATCACTAAGCACAAAGCAGACCAGCATCCTGATACTGTCAGTCACTCCAACTCTTCACTCTTCTCTCTGCTACCATGCTAA
- the LOC133734481 gene encoding probable serine/threonine-protein kinase PBL10 isoform X2, with protein sequence MGVCWSAQIKAESPLNTGSKFVSTDGSTSSKVSSFSAPPTPRTEGEILQSTNLRSFSFSDLKLATRNFRPDSVLGEGGFGSVFKGWIDENSFTAAKPGTGIVLAVKRLNQESFQGHREWLAEVNYLGQFHHPNLVKLIGYCLEDEQRLLVYEFMPRGSLENHLFRRGSYFQPLSWTLRMKVALGAAKGLAFLHSAETMVIYRDFKTSNILLDSNYNAKLSDFGLAKDGPTGDKSHVSTRVMGTYGYAAPEYLATELMPLSLNGSTFHYLKVILLPRVISIVLELSYWRCYLAGEQLTRIGHLGNTIWLSGLNPSWQTSARSFAS encoded by the exons GTTCAAAGTTTGTTAGTACTGATGGCAGTACAAGCAGCAAGGTCTCATCATTTTCAGCACCTCCAACTCCTCGGACGGAGGGTGAGATCTTGCAGTCAACCAATTTGAGGAGCTTCAGTTTCTCTGACCTCAAATTGGCCACCAGGAATTTCCGTCCTGATAGTGTGTTGGGAGAAGGCGGCTTTGGTTCTGTTTTTAAAGGGTGGATTGATGAAAATTCATTTACAGCTGCAAAGCCTGGGACTGGCATAGTTTTGGCTGTGAAACGGCTTAACCAAGAAAGTTTCCAGGGTCATAGGGAGTGGTTG GCAGAAGTGAATTATTTGGGGCAGTTCCATCATCCTAATCTTGTGAAACTAATTGGCTATTGCTTGGAAGATGAGCAGCGCCTTTTGGTATATGAATTCATGCCTCGAGGCAGCCTGGAAAATCATTTGTTCAGGA GAGGTTCTTATTTTCAACCTCTTTCTTGGACCCTCCGGATGAAGGTTGCCCTTGGTGCTGCAAAGGGGCTGGCCTTTTTGCATAGTGCTGAAACAATGGTGATATATCGAGACTTCAAGACGTCTAATATCCTGCTTGATTCG AACTACAATGCAAAGCTGTCAGATTTTGGCTTGGCCAAGGATGGGCCAACAGGTGATAAAAGCCACGTCTCTACTAGGGTGATGGGCACATATGGATATGCAGCCCCAGAATATCTAGCCACAG AATTGATGCCTCTATCTCTTAATGGCTCCACTTTTCACTATCTGAAGGTCATCTTACTGCCAAGAGTGATATCTATAGTTTTGGAGTTGTCTTATTGGAGATGTTATCTGGCCGGAGAGCAGTTGACAAGAATCGGCCATCTGGGGAACACAATCTGGTTGAGTGGGCTAAACCCTTCCTGGCAAACAAGCGCAAGATCTTTCGCGTCATAG
- the LOC133734481 gene encoding probable serine/threonine-protein kinase PBL9 isoform X1 — MGVCWSAQIKAESPLNTGSKFVSTDGSTSSKVSSFSAPPTPRTEGEILQSTNLRSFSFSDLKLATRNFRPDSVLGEGGFGSVFKGWIDENSFTAAKPGTGIVLAVKRLNQESFQGHREWLAEVNYLGQFHHPNLVKLIGYCLEDEQRLLVYEFMPRGSLENHLFRRGSYFQPLSWTLRMKVALGAAKGLAFLHSAETMVIYRDFKTSNILLDSNYNAKLSDFGLAKDGPTGDKSHVSTRVMGTYGYAAPEYLATGHLTAKSDIYSFGVVLLEMLSGRRAVDKNRPSGEHNLVEWAKPFLANKRKIFRVIDNRLEGQYSMDGAYKVATLALRCLSTESKLRPTMDEVVKALEQLQDSNVPTSNQSHAHRMRRRSADDASKARRASIEEANKARNTVAYPRPSASPLYA; from the exons GTTCAAAGTTTGTTAGTACTGATGGCAGTACAAGCAGCAAGGTCTCATCATTTTCAGCACCTCCAACTCCTCGGACGGAGGGTGAGATCTTGCAGTCAACCAATTTGAGGAGCTTCAGTTTCTCTGACCTCAAATTGGCCACCAGGAATTTCCGTCCTGATAGTGTGTTGGGAGAAGGCGGCTTTGGTTCTGTTTTTAAAGGGTGGATTGATGAAAATTCATTTACAGCTGCAAAGCCTGGGACTGGCATAGTTTTGGCTGTGAAACGGCTTAACCAAGAAAGTTTCCAGGGTCATAGGGAGTGGTTG GCAGAAGTGAATTATTTGGGGCAGTTCCATCATCCTAATCTTGTGAAACTAATTGGCTATTGCTTGGAAGATGAGCAGCGCCTTTTGGTATATGAATTCATGCCTCGAGGCAGCCTGGAAAATCATTTGTTCAGGA GAGGTTCTTATTTTCAACCTCTTTCTTGGACCCTCCGGATGAAGGTTGCCCTTGGTGCTGCAAAGGGGCTGGCCTTTTTGCATAGTGCTGAAACAATGGTGATATATCGAGACTTCAAGACGTCTAATATCCTGCTTGATTCG AACTACAATGCAAAGCTGTCAGATTTTGGCTTGGCCAAGGATGGGCCAACAGGTGATAAAAGCCACGTCTCTACTAGGGTGATGGGCACATATGGATATGCAGCCCCAGAATATCTAGCCACAG GTCATCTTACTGCCAAGAGTGATATCTATAGTTTTGGAGTTGTCTTATTGGAGATGTTATCTGGCCGGAGAGCAGTTGACAAGAATCGGCCATCTGGGGAACACAATCTGGTTGAGTGGGCTAAACCCTTCCTGGCAAACAAGCGCAAGATCTTTCGCGTCATAGACAACCGTCTAGAAGGCCAGTATTCAATGGATGGAGCTTATAAGGTAGCTACCCTCGCATTACGATGCCTGTCCACAGAATCCAAGCTCAGGCCAACCATGGATGAGGTCGTCAAAGCACTGGAGCAACTGCAGGATTCTAATGTCCCCACCAGCAATCAAAGCCATGCACACAGGATGCGCAGGCGAAGTGCAGATGACGCTAGCAAAGCAAGGCGTGCATCTATAGAAGAAGCTAACAAAGCAAGGAATACTGTTGCTTATCCTCGGCCATCTGCTTCGCCCCTATATGCTTGA
- the LOC133734480 gene encoding serine/threonine-protein kinase PCRK1 has protein sequence MKCFHFTNGERRDDDDAEPGVVSRAPSKVSWARSLSVASSSYDNTNYNRRSEFDSDSRDMSDSAAFYDLLSQRRANDLRVFAFSELKSASRGFSRALLIGEGGFGCVFRGIVNDDGAKMDVAIKQLNRSGFQGHKEWINEVNFLGVVKHPNLVKLVGYCAEDDERGIQRLLVYELMHNRSLEDHLLVRCPSPLPWMTRLKIAQDAARGLAYLHEEMDFQLIFRDFKPSNVLLDEGYNAKLSDFGLARQGPLQGMTHVSTAVVGTVGYAAPEYVQTGKLTAKSDVWSFGVVLYELITGRRAMERNLPRSEQKLLEWVRPYASDSKKFHLIVDPRLEGQYCIKSAQKLASLANRCLSKQPKSRPKMSDVVGILGTIIDEQTSQDEVVPQPVIETDEAREETLEVAEIESTTKQGTKNLKKVFDIRDMVNFRNKSIGKLDWRNWTPGLIRTW, from the exons ATGAAGTGTTTCCATTTCACCAACGGCGAGAGGCGCGACGACGACGACGCCGAGCCCGGCGTCGTTTCTCGCGCGCCGTCCAAGGTCTCCTGGGCGCGGTCCCTCAGCGTGGCCTCCAGCAGCTACGACAACACCAACTACAATCGCCGCTCCGAGTTCGACTCCGACTCCCGCGACATGTCCGACTCGGCGGCCTTCTACGACTTGCTGAGTCAGCGCCGGGCCAATGATCTGAGGGTGTTCGCCTTCTCCGAGCTCAAATCGGCCAGCCGCGGGTTCAGTCGGGCCTTGCTGATCGGCGAGGGAGGGTTTGGGTGCGTTTTCCGAGGGATCGTTAACGACGACGGAGCTAAAATGGACGTCGCTATCAAACAGTTGAATCGTAGTGGCTTCCAG GGGCATAAGGAGTGGATTAATGAGGTAAATTTTTTGGGGGTTGTCAAGCACCCGAATCTTGTGAAGCTAGTAGGATACTGtgcagaagatgatgaaagGGGGATCCAACGTCTTTTGGTTTACGAACTTATGCATAATAGAAGCCTGGAGGACCATCTGTTGGTTCGGTGCCCATCACCGCTCCCATGGATGACGAGATTAAAAATTGCTCAGGATGCAGCGCGCGGGTTGGCGTACCTGCATGAAGAAATGGATTTCCAG CTTATATTCCGCGATTTTAAACCGTCAAATGTTCTGCTAGATGAGGGCTACAATGCAAAGCTTTCAGACTTTGGACTCGCAAGGCAAGGACCTCTCCAGGGAATGACTCATGTATCAACCGCA GTTGTTGGAACGGTAGGGTATGCAGCTCCAGAATATGTACAGACAGGGAAACTTACCGCTAAAAGTGATGTCTGGAGCTTTGGAGTGGTTCTCTACGAGCTCATCACAGGAAGGAGGGCGATGGAGAGAAATCTGCCCCGGAGTGAGCAAAAACTTTTGGAATGGGTCAGACCTTACGCTTCAGACTCAAAGAAATTCCACCTTATTGTAGACCCACGACTTGAAGGACAGTATTGCATCAAATCAGCTCAGAAGCTGGCATCATTAGCTAACAGGTGTCTATCAAAACAACCTAAGTCTCGCCCGAAAATGAGTGACGTGGTTGGGATTTTGGGAACTATCATCGATGAGCAAACATCTCAAGATGAAGTTGTCCCTCAACCTGTTATCGAAACTGACGAGGCAAGGGAAGAAACTTTGGAGGTGGCTGAGATTGAATCTACTACCAAACAAGGAACCAAGAATCTGAAAAAGGTTTTCGATATAAGAGATATGGTAAACTTTAGAAACAAATCTATCGGGAAGTTAGATTGGAGAAACTGGACCCCTGGGTTGATACGAACTTGGTGA